The Candidatus Hydrogenedentota bacterium genomic interval ATTGGCGAATCGCGTAGGAAGGTTGGTGCGATAGCGGGTGTAGCCGATGAGCTTTGAACGCTTCCGATTCGAACCTGCGGCGGTAGCGCAACCAGCGGATGCGCCCGCTGCGAGAATCATGCTTCCCAAGAATGTCCTTCGAGAAATGACGCCGGATCGGTGCTGCATCGGACTACTCCTGTTGGTTGGAAAGACTATACATGGAAAGCGGAAGCAGGTGCGAACGGGAACCTGGCTGGCGTTTTGAAGGTGACCGGGTGGGTGGGCCGAGGCGGGTTGCGAATGTGTTCGCAAAATACTATACTCCCCTACAGTATTTAGAAGGAGTACGGCTGTATGTCGCACACGGTGCAATACAAAAAGAAGTTGCTGAATAGAGTCCGCCGCATTCGCGGTCAGGTCGACGCGATTGCGAAGGCGCTCGAAAACGAGCAGGAGTGCTACGACGTGCTGCAGACGCTGGCCGCCTGCCGCGGGGCCATC includes:
- a CDS encoding metal/formaldehyde-sensitive transcriptional repressor — encoded protein: MSHTVQYKKKLLNRVRRIRGQVDAIAKALENEQECYDVLQTLAACRGAINGLMYEIVEGHLRFHVHAPGKKLTAEQEQATDQLLDVIRSYLK